In Roseibium algicola, the DNA window ATGTCGGTGTCGGAGAAATCGTAGTTCTCCATGGCCTGAACCTTCAGCGTCTTGTCGCCGAAGGAGACTTCGGTGCCCTGGGAACGGCGGGAAGCGAGGGCGACGACTTCGTCTGCCGGAAAGCCGCGCTCAGCGAGAATGTCCAGCATCTCGCGTCCGACATTGCCGGTAGCGCCTGCAATTGCGATCTTGAAACCCATCTTTGACTAGTCCTTGTCCGTCTCCCCGCTTCGCCAGCCGCCCGGTTCTGGATGGGCGTGGCCGGCTCCCGGCGCCTCCCATCCCCGGGGAGGCGGGATGAGCGGCACCGTCAAGCGGTGGTCTTGGTGGTCTTGGTAGTGCGTTTAAGAGCGGTTGCGGCAGCCGTCCGGGGCTCGCCGCGCATGAAGGTAGCGCTGGCAAGGGCCTGGGACATCATATCCAGAATGTCGGCTTTCAGCCGGGTCATCGGGGCTCGCAATCGTCAAAACTTGAGACGGCGGTGTTTTTGCCCGGAAATCCCCGCGAGTCAACAAGGAATAGGCGGGTGTTGCCAGCTAAGTGAACGAATTGATGCCGTCCGGGAACAGTCGAATAGCTGCAGCCTCGGCAATTTCACCGAAAGAAGACCTTCGCCAGCCTTGTGTTCTGGCGTGGATCTTTCCGTTTTTTGCCGGTCAGGTGGCAAAGAGCCGTCCCGGTCCACGGTCCGTCGTCGGCAGGTCCGCCAGATGCATCATGTGCCATGCGAGTGCCAGGTTGGAGCTGATGACGGGTTTGGAAAGACGTTTCTCGCAGGCTTCAATGACAGGCAGCGTGCGCAAGTTGGTGCAGGAGGCAAAGACGGCTTCTATCTCCGGATCCTTCCCCACCTCGCAGATTGCCTCTTCCACGGACCGCAGGCTGATCCTTGCAACCACGGCTTCTTCCGCTTGCCCGAAAGAACCGACACTCAAGGGCGTTATGCCGTTTTCTTCCAGGAGACGGCAGAGTGCGTCGGAGACTTCCTCCACATAGGGCGAGACGATGGCGATCCGCGAGACACCTAGGTGTGCAAGGGCTGCAACGACTGCGCGGGCGGGGTCGGTCACGCGTGCGCCAGGATGAGTTGCCTGGATCGCACAGGCAACCTGATCCGATCCGATCACCGTTGCGCCGGACGTGCAGGCATAGGCAATGACGTCGAGTGGGCGCGTTCCCGGCAATAGGGCTGCGGTGTCCGTCAGCCGGGCTTTCATCTGCATGAGTTTTTCGGAGGTGACTTCGGAAGCGCTCTCGATTCTAGCGTGAAGCAGCGAGACGCCTTCCTGATCAAAGAGAGGCCGGAACTCGCTCTCGATGGTTTCGTCAACCGATAGCAAGATCAGGCCGAAAGCCGCTTTGGTTGCCGATCCCCTGTCGCAGTCGAAGGAAAGTTTCATGCCGCGGTTCCAGGTGTTCTAGCGGGTGATAACAGGAATGTCCGGCCCTGCCGGCACGGTCAGGAATTCGGGCGATCCGTCTCGAATGACGATGTTTTCCTCGTGAACCATCATCCTGCCGGGTCCAAGCGAGAGGCTCGGCTCCAGTGTCAGCACCATGTTTTCTCGAAGTGGGGTCTCGTCGAAGCCGGTCAGGCTGGGCGCTTCGGTAAGTTGCATGCCAAGCCCGTGGCCGAGCCGGCCGACGTCACCTTCGCCCTGGTCCAGCACCTTGGCCATGGACTGGAATAGATCGGCACAGGTGCGGCCCGGGCGGGCAATTTCGGCAGCTGCCTCAACGGCCCGGACAAGTGTTTCATGGGCGGACCTGACGGCATCACTGGCCTGGCCGATCGCGAAGTTGCGGTCAAAGTCGCAGAAATAGCCGTTTTTGGTTGCACCCGTATCCAGCATCAGGACGTCCCCTTCCTGTAGGGGTCGGGTCGACGGGGGAGAAATGACATCGCCGTAGCCGTCCTGTCCGGCTCCGCCGACCAGATAAGGCACGTCGTCCGCACCTTGCTTCAGAAGTTCGATCCGGAAGGACCGGAATACCTCGTTGAGCGGTTGGCCGGTGTGGAAAAACTCCGGTGCCCTGGCAAATGCTGCCGAACCGATACCGCAAATCTCGCGCAGGAGAGCAATTTCACGTTCAGATTTCACCATCCTGAGGCTCTGGATCAGACCGGTTCCGTCCAGATATTCAGCGTCGTTTGTGAGATCTCGAAGGCGCTGAAAGTCGCGAAGTGGCATGCGAAGCACGCTTTCCCGCCCCATCGGCATGGCGATTTTCGTGAAGTCCTTGAGGGTGTCCGCGAGCAGGGCGATGCCGTCATCGACGGGGTGCGGGGCGGAAAACACCCGGATATCGTCAATCCAGGTGCTCGCCATCAGGTGCGCGCCGATCTGCGGAATGACCGCAATCGGCTTGCCGTTTACCGGCACCACGAGGAACCAGGGCCGCGTGGGGCTCTGCCAGAACAGGGTCCGGAACCCGGTGAAATAACGCATTTCGGCTTCGGTCGTGAAAAACAGCGCGTCGATGCCCTGGGAATGCATGGCTTTTTGGGCTGCTTGCGTGCGCGCGGCAAATTCGTCTTCAGGAAAATCCTGTTCAGACATCTTCCGGTCCTTCGGAAAGATAGCAGAGCACCCGGGCTTCCGGTCCGAGGCCGAGGGTCGATGCCCCGCCACCTGCGTGTCGAACGGCTGTGATACCGCCCGCACCGGATGGCGTCGTCGCAATGCCGTTGTTGCCCAGCCAGTCGACCGTTTCAGCCGCTTCGCTGTCGGAAACGGTCACGAAGAAATCGGCTTCCCTGGCCAGGTACTTCAGCGCCAGATGCGAGGGTTCCTTGCAGTCTAACCGGCCCATGTTCGACACCGGACCGGGCGCCGTGACGGGCTTTCCGGCTTCGATGCTGGCCATAAGGGCGGGTGCGTATTCTGGCTCCACCACGACGATGGTGACATCGCGGCCCCAGGTCAGGCGCGCGCCGACGGCACAGGCGGCGGCAAGTCCGCCGACACCCGCCTGCAGGAAGACATGCGTGGGCGGTGTCTTGATCTGCCGGGCAATTTCCGCGGCCATCACAAGATAGCCCTCCATGACGTCGTGTCCGGCGGCGGTCATGCCCGGCAAGGTGCTGTCCGGCAGCAAGGTCCAGCCTTCGGCCTCGGCGCGCCTCTGGGCTTCCGTCATGCTGTCTTCATAGGTGGCTCCGGCCCGGGCAACATCAGCGCCCCGGGCCTTGAGGCGGGCCTCAAAGGCGCTTGGTACAGTTTCGGCAACGAAGACGACAGCCCTTGCCCCAAACAGCGGAGCGCCCGCGGCAAGGGACATGCCGTGGTTCCCGGCACTCGCACAGACAAAGGTTCTGCCGGTCAGCGCGGAAGCGTGAGACTGGGTCAGTCCGCCCCGAACGCGGCTGTCCGCCAGTTTGGCAATCGCATAGGCCGCGCCAAGTGCCTTGAAGCTTCCAAGACCCATGCGTTGCCGTTCGTCCTTGAGGGCAAGGTTGCCGATAGCAAGACCGACCGCGAGGTCATTCGCAATCAGCAGCGGGGTTTCATCCGCACGCGGGCATTTCCGAAAAAGGTTCTCTGCTCCGGCGACGTCCTGTGAGACGGATCCATCCGCAAGCCCGCTTTGCTCGGGAAGGCCTTTGCCGAGGAACGGATTCTTCAGTGTTTTCATCATCTGCCCCGCGCGGTTTCCCAGGCAGGTCAGCAGCTCTGAAGGCCGGTTGCAAGCGACTTGCTGAAAATGACGGTTACGAACCAGATCGGGCCGTGTCCGAGATGTTGCGCCTGGTTGCGAAAAAGACTTGCCTGTTTCTGATGAATCGAAATATCATGAATTATGGATATGAAAGATGCACTGAGCGCCTTTGGGGCGCTCAGCCAGAAAACCAGACTGGAAGTCTTCCGGTTGTTGATCCGGGCTGGTGACGCAGGAATGACCGCCGGCGAGATCGGTGAGGCTCTGGACGTTCGGCAGAACACCATGTCGGCGAACCTTGCTGTTCTGCTTCAGTCCGGGCTGGTCCGAAATGAACGCGAGGGGCGGTCGATTCGCTACTTCGCGGATCATGACGGCATACGCGAGTTGCTGACGTTTCTGATGGCCGATTGCTGTGGTGGTCATCCGGAACTTTGTGCGCAGGTCATCGAGACGATTGCCTGCGGAGAGACCTGTTGAGGTTAAGGGGGATCAAATGTCCGGCGATGTCTACAACGTGCTTTTCCTGTGCACTGGCAATTCCGCCCGGTCGATCATGGCGGAGGCGATCCTGAGCCGGGAGGGGCAGGGCCGCTTCAGGGCGTTTTCTGCCGGGTCACAACCGGCTGGAGCGGTGCGTCCGGAAGCACTTGCCTTGCTCAGCAAGCTCAATTTCAAGACGGATGAGCTGCGCTCGAAGGACTGGGCCGAATTCGCTGAGCCGGATGCCCCGGTCATGGATTTCGTCTTTACCGTTTGCGACAATGCGGCGAAGGAAACCTGCCCTGTCTGGCCTGGCCAGCCGATGTCAGCCCATTGGGGCCTGCCGGATCCGGCAGCCGTTTCCGGAAGCGACAGCGAAAGGGCTGTCGCATTCAACGAGGCCTTCCGGATGCTCAGCAACCGGATCTCGGTGTTCGTGAACCTGCCGATGTCTTCGCTTGACCGTTTGTCCCTGCAGAAGAAACTCGATCAAATCGGTCAGTCTGCCGAAGAGCCCGTGTAAGGCTGCTCCGGCGTACCTGTTTCGGGAATATTGCCTCAGGCGACTGCCTGGCCTTCGCGCGACGTGCGCAGGGTCAGCAGTGCGATGACCAGGGCGATGAGCGCACAGGCGGCAACCGCGCCAACCAATGGCAAAGCTGTCCGGTCGAAGAACGGGCTGCAGACGAGGATCATCACGCCACCGGCAACCATCTGGAAGGTGCCACCGAGGGAGGATGCCATGCCGGCATGTTCGCCATGTTCTTCCAGCGCCATGACCATCACCGGAGCAATGACCTGTCCGAGGCAGGTGTTGCCGATGAAGAAGAGCGCCATCAGAACCGGCAGGTCGTCTATGCCGCTCCACACAAGAATGACCAGCAGGACGTTGGCTGCCGCAAATCCGCTGACGGCCCTCAATGCCACTCTGCCCATGCCGAAGCGCTCACCAAGCGAGGCGGCAAACTGGGAAGACGCAAAGAAGCCGATCGCGTTCAGCGCGAAAACAAGGCTGAAGGCTGTCGGCGTCAACTGGTACTGGGTCATGTAGACCAGCGGCGCTGCGGCGATGAAGACGAAGAAACTCGCCAGCGAGAAGCCACCGATCAGCGTCAGACCCATGAACCTGCTGTCACGCATCAGGTAGATGGCGCTGCGCAGCATTGCTGTCGGGTCGATCTTGCCCCGGCGCTCGGCCGGTAGCGTTTCGGGCAGCAAGAAGGCCATTTGCAGCATGGCGAGAAGGGAAATAACGCCCAGGGCCACAAAGATCAGGCGCCAACTGCCGAACTGGATGATCAAGCTGCCGGCGAGCGGTGCAAGCATCGGCGAAACGCTGAAGACCAGCATCACCAGAGCCATCAGCCTGGTCGCCTTTGGTCCGGTGTGGAGGTCGCGGACCACGGCCCGCACGATGACCATCGGCGCGCCGGCACCAAGCGCCTGCACGAAACGGCCGAATGTCAGGGCTGAAACGTCGACCGCGGTCGCGCACATGACCGATCCGATGAGGAAGACGATCAGGCCCAGGAAGGCGGGCAGCTTGCGTCCAAACCGGTCTGCCAGCGGACCGTAGATCAACTGGGCCAGCCCGAAAGCGATGAAATAGACCGTGAAGGTCATATGAACCGCAGCGTCGTCCGTCTGCAATGCCTGCACGATTTCCGGCATGGCGGGCAGATAGAGGTCGATGGCAAATGGACCGACAGCAGCGAGAAGCCCCAGCACAATGGCGGAGCGGACAAAACCGATCTGCATTGGAAAATCCGATGAAAAATGCGCCGGAGGCACAAATGCGGGAAAGTCTGGAAGATGGAGGTGGCGGAGATCACCGCCCGGCCTTGATATGATGTAAGTGCTCGAAATGCAAATTCAAGGCTTGCTGGGTGTTGTCATGAAAGCTTCATGCAACTGTCACCGATATTGTAATCAGGGCCACTAGCTTGCGCGCACCATCAACCCGATATTTTGTGGGAGCGAGTGCAATGGCGGACCTTCGTGGGCGCTTTTTAAAAGGTGTCAGCCTTTCAGTCCTGTTCGGCCTTGGCGCCGTGTCGGCAGCACAGGCAGAGTATTTCGAGCGTATCAACACATTCCCGGTCTACAAGACCCTGCCGGAAGGCGTGGATCAGGCCACCGAAACCGTTGCCGAAATCATCTACGCCACGAAGGACGGCCGCACGCTCGTCTTCACCGACAGCCCGGGCGAAGCCATTGTTTTCGTGAATGCGGCCAACCCGCTGAACCTGCAGCCGATGGGCCGCACCGCCCTTGGTGGTGAGCCTACTTCGGTCGCCGTCGGCGAAACATTCGCCTATGCCGGCGTCAACACGTCCGAAGACTACGTCAATGCGTCCGGCCATCTGGCCGTGATCGCTCTCGATGGTCTTGGCATCACCGCGAAGTGCGATGCCAAGGGTCAGCCGGACAGCGTTGCCATCTCTCCGGACGGCAAGTTCGTTGCGATCGCCATCGAGAACGAGCGCGACGAAGATCTGAACGACGGCGTGATCCCGCAAATGCCGGCCGGCCATCTCGCGATCTTCGATCTGGACGAAACCGGCACGCCGACCAACTGTGACGCGGTCCGCATTGTTGACCTGACGGGTCTTGCAGAAGTCGCGCCGACCGATCCGGAGCCGGAGTTCGTTTCGATCAACTCCCAGAACCAGGTTGTCGTCACGCTGCAGGAAAACAACCATATCGCCGTGGTTGATCTGGCCTCCGGTGAAGTTGTCAGCCATTTCTCCGCCGGTACGGCTTCGGCTGAAAACATTCCGGTTTCCAAGGCGCGCATGAGTGATGCCTCCGGTTCGACCGAAAACGTCAAGCGTGAGCCGGATGCGGTTGCCTGGATTGATGACGAGCGTTTCGTGACCGCCAACGAAGGTGACTACGAAGGCGGTTCGCGCGGCTTCACCATCTGGAACACCAAGGGCGAGGTCCTGTTCGACAGCGGTAACCAGATGGAACACCTTGGCATGGCCAACGGCCACTATCCGGCCAAGCGCGCGTCCAAGAAGGGCACCGAGCCGGAAGGTGTGACGGTTGGTGAATTCGGCGGTGAAAAGCTGATCTTCGTCAATTCAGAACGCGGCAACTTCGTTGCTGTCTACAAGGACACCGGCGCCGAGCCGGAATTCGTCCAGTTCCTGCCGACCCATGTCGGTCCGGAAGGCTCACTTGCGATCCCGAGCCGTGACCTGTTTGTGGTTGCCAACGAGGTCGACAGTGCGGAAGACAACGTTCGTGCGCAGGTCTCCCTCTACAAGTTTGGTGTGGAAGCTCCGTCCTACCCGATGGTCGTGTCCGAAACCGACCCGGAAAAAGGCGCGCCGATCGGCTGGGGCGCACTGTCCGCACTGGCTGCAGACCCGGAAGACGGCAACAAGCTCTACGCCGTCAGCGACAGCTTCTATGACGACGCCCGCATCTACACGCTGGACATCTCTTCCAAACCGGCAAAAATCGTTGCCTATGCAACCGTTCAGGGTGGCAAGCAGGCAAAACTGGACCTGGAAGGCATCTCTGTTTCCAAGGATGGCGGCTTCTGGCTGGCTTCCGAGGGCAATCCGGACAAGGAACTGCAGCACCTGCTGCTGAAAGTCGGCACCGACGGTCAGGTTCAGGAAGAAATCACGCTTCCGGAAGAGCTGAACGCCCAGTCCGCGCGTTTCTCCTTTGAAGGCGTTGCCGAGTTCGAAATGGACGGCAAGACGCTGGTGGCCGTCGCCGTTCAGCGTGAATGGAAAGACGACCCGAAGGGCATGGTGAAGCTGGCCATCTACAACCCGGCCGACAAGTCCTGGGGCTTCGTTCACTATCCGCTCGACAAGCCGAAGAGCGCAGCCGGCGGCTGGGTCGGCCTGTCGGAAATCGTCTCCATGGGCGACGGCAAGTTCGCCATTCTGGAGCGCGACAACAAGGGTGGTGAAGACGCAGCCATCAAGCAGATCACCACGATCTCCCTGGAGGGTGTGACCCCGGCTGCCTACGGATCTGAGCTCCCGGTGGTCCAGAAGCGCTACGCCATGGATATCCTGCCGGCTCTGGCCGAAGGCAAGGGCTGGGTTCTCGACAAGCCGGAAGGCTTGACGATCACGGCCGACGGCCGTCTGATCCTGGTCACCGACAATGACGGTGTCGACGATGCACCGGGTGAAACCCAGTTGATCGACCTCGGCCCGGCAAGCCGCCTGAACTAAGGCACTTCAGACAAAGGTCCTCCCAAGACCTGAGCGAAGGTCCGGCCGCTTTATGCAGCCGGGCCTTTCCTTTTTTGCATTGCCATTTTCAAGCCGTGAAACTTCGTCTTTGCCAGTGCCACAGGGCGGCAAGGCTGTGCAGTCCGATGAGTGCTGCAAGCAAAAGCGCCGCGGCATGGTGCAGGCCTGCCGGTGGCAATCCGGCGAAAGCCGCAAGTCCCGGCAATGTGCCACTCGCAATCTTTTCAAGGCTACCGGATATGACGATCATGCCGATACCGCTGACGAGGAGCAGAAGCGGTACGAGGCGCAAGGCGGCGTGGACGCCCTTGCCGATAGCTTGCTGCAACCCGGAATGAACGGCGAACACCGGCTGAGGGGCACCCTTTGCCAGCCAAAAGATCGTGCGGACAAGAGCGAGCAGGCCGGCAGACAAGCCAAGTCCCAGATGGGTTCTCAAAAGGTTTGGAGAAAACGGTTCGTCGTTCGTCAGGGCATAGCCGGTAGCCAGCGCGCTGATGGTAAGAGCGGCAATCGTCCAGTGCAGCAGCCTGTTTCCGGTTACGGGCAAGGCCGCCATCACTCATCCTCCCGAATGACGGTGTAGAGTGCGGCATGAAAGTCGATGCCCTTGAATTCCGCGACAATGCCGCTTTTGCCGAGTTTCTGGATGGCGGCCTGGTAGGCATCGGGACTTTCCCAAAGCGCGATGTTGACCAGCTGGAACTTCGCCTGCGGAGACAGGGACTGGTGCAGGCGCGTGGTGATGTAGCCGGGCTGCTCTTTCAGGAAGTCGCGCGCCTGTTCCCAGCTGCGAACTGCGTCGGCAAGACGGTCTTCGGGAACTTCGAAGGAATTGATCAGCGTTACCGGGGCGTTGGTGTTGATTTCACTCGCCATGGCGGAGACTCCCAGGTTGGCGGTCAGGAAGGAAAGTGCTGCCAGATGAATGGCACGACGTGTCCAGAGTGATGTCATTTCGAACTCCTAATTATATAGCAAGCTATGTTTATTTATATAGGGTGCTATCTATCGTATATGCAAGGGATGACCTTCGAAAAAGATTCCTCCGCCGGGTATCTGGCAAACCACATGGCACGGCTGTTTGCCGCCGGTCTCCATCGCCGCATCCGGCCGCTAGGCCTTTCACCGGGCCAATTTCCGGCACTGGTCGCCCTTTGGGCAAAGGAAGGACGCACGCAAAAGGAACTCGTGCAGTTGCTTGATATCGAACAGGCAACGCTGGCAAACACCCTGGCCCGGATGGAGCGGGACGGCTTGATCACCCGCCGGGCGAGTGAAGAAGACGGCCGGGTTCAGGAAATATTCCTGACCGACAAGGCCAAGGTTTTGGAAAAGGAAGCCATCGCGTCTGCGATTGCCCAGAACGGAGAGGCGCTGGAGGGGTTTTCGGAACGGGAAAAGGCGCAGTTCCTGGATTTCATGCACAGAGCCATTTCAGCCATGCAGAAAGCCCAGACCGGCAGTTCCCGATGAGTGCCAGCTTGCTGGGCCTGTTCGGCGTCTCCTTTCTGGCTGCCACCCTGCTGCCCGCCCAATCCGAACTTGGCCTTTCCGGCCTGATTGCGCTTGGAACGGAACCTGTCGTTCTGCTGGTTGTGGCGGCAAGCCTTGGCAACACGCTCGGATCAATGGTCAATTGGGGCCTCGGCAGGGCCGCAACCGCCTGGTCGACCGCTTCCTGGTTTCCGGTCAAGCCTGACAAGCTCGCCAAGGCAACGGGCTGGTATCACCGCTACGGACGATGGAGCCTGCTGCTCAGCTGGGCGCCGATTATCGGCGATCCCCTGACATTGGCGGCAGGTGTGCTCAAGGAGCCCTTCTGGAGCTTCACCCTGCTGGTCGCAATTGCAAAGACAGCACGCTATGTCGCTGTCGCGTTGATCACGTTGCAGGTTATCTGAGACTGCGGGCCAGCCGGGGGAATGCGAAACCTTCGCTGCGCGGGACGCTTAACCCTCAAAACGCTCGATCAGATCCCACTTGTTGCCGAAGGGGTCCTGGAAGACGGCAACTTTGCCATAAGCCTCGTGGCGTGGTGTTTCCAGAAAAGTGACGCCCGTCGAAAGCATCGCCTGATGATCGCGATCGAAGTTGTCGGTGTGCAGGAACAGGAACACACGGCCGCCGGTCTGGTTGCCAATGGCGGCGTGCTGATCGTCACCGTCGGCTTGCGCCAGCAGGAGGCGTGTCTCGGAGCTGCCCTTGGGCGCGACCAGTACCCAGCGCTTGCCGCCGCCAAGGTGTGTGTCTTCGACCAGGTCGAAGCCAAGCTTGCCGACATAAAAGTCGATGCCCTGGTCATAATCCGGCACGATGAGGGCGATCGCTCCAATCATCTGTTTCATGGCAGGCCGTTTCCTACTGCGCGCGCCGGTAGACGGACACGTTCGTGTAGCTTGCAACGTCGACCAGGTGGACGGTTTGGGTCACGGTCAGCGTTCTGCCGTCGTCGGACAGTTCCCGGTCGGCTTTCATGATCGTCAACCCTCCGCGGCGGGCTTCCGAAATGAGGTTGCGATCTCCCTGGAACACGAGACGCATGGCGTCGACCAGGCCGCTTTTGCCAAGACGCACTTCCGGACCGTCCGGCATTGCCTCGAAAGTGTCGTTGGTGACTTCGCCGTCGAAGGCCACCTGGTTCATCGTGAAGACGGCAACGCCGAAGTTCTCATCGATCTTGAGCGTGGCGCTGCGTGGCGGTTCGCCTTGTTCGAAGTCGCTTTCCTCCGTGTCGAGGATCCAGGTGCCGAGAAAGGGGGCGAGTTTGTCTTCGATCATGGGACCAGCGGAATCTTGAAAAGGGAAAGCCGCCACCGGGATAACCGGTGACGGCTCTGCTTGCAAATGGCGATTGCCTGTCAGGCGCTCAAGGCGTCCAGTTCGGCGATGATGGCGTCGCCCATTTCCACGGTGGAAACGGTGGCCTGGCCAGGCGCTGCGATATCTTTCGTCCGCAGGCCCTTGTCGAGAGCGTTGGCGATGGCCTTGTCCAGTTTGTCGGCGGCTGCAACTTCCTCGAAGGAGTAACGCAGCGCCATGCCGAAGCTGGCAATCATGGCGATCGGGTTGGCAGCGCCCGTGCCGGCAATGTCCGGAGCCGAGCCGTGGACGGGCTCGTAAAGCGCCTTGCGCTTGCCGGTAACACCATCCGGTGCGCCGAGGGATGCGGACGGGAGCATGCCGAGCGAACCGGTCAGCATGGCGGCAACGTCGGACAGCATGTCGCCGAAGAGGTTGTCCGTCACAATGACGTCGAACTGCTTGGGCCAGCGGACAAGCTGCATGCCGCCGGCGTCAGCCAGCATGTGCTCCAGCTGAACATCCTCGTAGCCGTTCTTGTGCGTCTGGGTAACGACTTCGTTCCACAGTACGCCGGACTTCATCACGTTCCGCTTTTCCATGGACGTGACCTTGTTGCCGCGCGTGCGCGCCAGCTCAAAGGCGACACCGGAAATGCGCTCGATCTCGTAAGTGTCGTAGACTTGCGTGTCGATACCGCGTTTCTGGCCGTTGCCGAGGTCGATGATTTCTTTCGGTTCGCCGAAGTAGACGCCGCCGGTCAGCTCGCGCACGATCAGGATGTCGAGACCTTCGATCACGTCCTTCTTCAGCGAGGATGCATCGGCAAGCGCCGGGTAGCAGATGGCCGGGCGCAGGTTGGCGAACAGCTGCATGTCCTTGCGCAGGCGCAAAAGGCCGGCTTCCGGGCGAACTTCGTAAGGAACGTCGTCCCACTTGGGCCCGCCGACGGCACCGAAGATGACCGCGTCGGCAGCCATGGCCTTCGCCATGTCTTCTTCGGAGATCGACTGACCATGCGCGTCATAGGCGGAACCACCCACCAGGCCTTCGTCGGTTTCAAAGGACATGCCGCCCTTTTCGTTGAACCAGGCAATGACCTTTTTCACTTCCTGCATGATTTCCGGGCCAATGCCGTCACCCGGCAGAAGCAGAAGTTTTTGTGAAGCCATGGGTGTTCCATCCCGCATTTTGAGAAATCTGATGGCGATGGGTTAGCGCGTCGGCCGTTGTCTTTCAAGATGAAGCCAGTTGCGAAGAACTCAAGCAAGCCGTGGGGAAAGGTCAAGAACGGCTGAAGGGCCCGGAGAGCTGCGGGATTGAAGCCGGTTTCAGGACTGCTCCTGCAAGGATCAGCCGAGCCAGCCCCGCACTGCCTGGAACAGGAGGTTCAGCGCCAGCGCGGTCATTACCCATCTGAAGCCGGTCTTGAAGCTATTCTCGTCCATTCGGCCGAGCAGGCGGCTGCCGGCGAGTGTGCCGAGAAAGCCGCTGGCGATCATCAGGACAATCAGTCCCAGCCAGGGCGCAAAGGCGAAGCCGAGCGCGCCGAACGCAATGATCTTGAAGACGTGCATGATCAGCGCGGTGATTGCCTGGTTGGCGACGAACCCGTGGCGCGGCAGGCCGAGGGTCGACAAGACGGCACCGCCGATGGGGCCGGCCGCACCGAAGAACATGGACAGGAACGTGGAGGCAAAACCCGCCGCCGCCATGACCCGTTTCGGTGCCTTGCCGAAGTGAGGCGCCTTGCCCCAGACGACCCAAAGCACGAACAGGCCGATGCCCGCCTTTAGAACCGCCGGTGGCAATTCCACCGCGATGGCGCCGCCGACGGCCGCGCCAATTGCCGCCCCGACTGCGAACCAGAGCGCAATCAGCCAGTCGACATGTTTCAGTTGCACCAGCGCACGCCCGGCGTTCGATCCGAGCTGAACGACACCGTGGACCGGCACCAGGGCACTGGCCGGCATGACGGTTGCCATGATCGCGATCAGCGCGACCCCGCCGCCAAGGCCGACGGCCGCTGTCAGGGCCGAGGTGAAGAAACTGGTGACGATCAGTGTCAGCGATGCAGCAAGGTGCAGCTGATC includes these proteins:
- a CDS encoding cytochrome b/b6 domain-containing protein, yielding MAALPVTGNRLLHWTIAALTISALATGYALTNDEPFSPNLLRTHLGLGLSAGLLALVRTIFWLAKGAPQPVFAVHSGLQQAIGKGVHAALRLVPLLLLVSGIGMIVISGSLEKIASGTLPGLAAFAGLPPAGLHHAAALLLAALIGLHSLAALWHWQRRSFTA
- a CDS encoding antibiotic biosynthesis monooxygenase family protein, which encodes MTSLWTRRAIHLAALSFLTANLGVSAMASEINTNAPVTLINSFEVPEDRLADAVRSWEQARDFLKEQPGYITTRLHQSLSPQAKFQLVNIALWESPDAYQAAIQKLGKSGIVAEFKGIDFHAALYTVIREDE
- a CDS encoding MarR family winged helix-turn-helix transcriptional regulator: MQGMTFEKDSSAGYLANHMARLFAAGLHRRIRPLGLSPGQFPALVALWAKEGRTQKELVQLLDIEQATLANTLARMERDGLITRRASEEDGRVQEIFLTDKAKVLEKEAIASAIAQNGEALEGFSEREKAQFLDFMHRAISAMQKAQTGSSR
- a CDS encoding YqaA family protein, encoding MSASLLGLFGVSFLAATLLPAQSELGLSGLIALGTEPVVLLVVAASLGNTLGSMVNWGLGRAATAWSTASWFPVKPDKLAKATGWYHRYGRWSLLLSWAPIIGDPLTLAAGVLKEPFWSFTLLVAIAKTARYVAVALITLQVI
- a CDS encoding VOC family protein codes for the protein MKQMIGAIALIVPDYDQGIDFYVGKLGFDLVEDTHLGGGKRWVLVAPKGSSETRLLLAQADGDDQHAAIGNQTGGRVFLFLHTDNFDRDHQAMLSTGVTFLETPRHEAYGKVAVFQDPFGNKWDLIERFEG
- the leuB gene encoding 3-isopropylmalate dehydrogenase, producing the protein MASQKLLLLPGDGIGPEIMQEVKKVIAWFNEKGGMSFETDEGLVGGSAYDAHGQSISEEDMAKAMAADAVIFGAVGGPKWDDVPYEVRPEAGLLRLRKDMQLFANLRPAICYPALADASSLKKDVIEGLDILIVRELTGGVYFGEPKEIIDLGNGQKRGIDTQVYDTYEIERISGVAFELARTRGNKVTSMEKRNVMKSGVLWNEVVTQTHKNGYEDVQLEHMLADAGGMQLVRWPKQFDVIVTDNLFGDMLSDVAAMLTGSLGMLPSASLGAPDGVTGKRKALYEPVHGSAPDIAGTGAANPIAMIASFGMALRYSFEEVAAADKLDKAIANALDKGLRTKDIAAPGQATVSTVEMGDAIIAELDALSA
- a CDS encoding sulfite exporter TauE/SafE family protein codes for the protein MSDIAGFFFPDQLHLAASLTLIVTSFFTSALTAAVGLGGGVALIAIMATVMPASALVPVHGVVQLGSNAGRALVQLKHVDWLIALWFAVGAAIGAAVGGAIAVELPPAVLKAGIGLFVLWVVWGKAPHFGKAPKRVMAAAGFASTFLSMFFGAAGPIGGAVLSTLGLPRHGFVANQAITALIMHVFKIIAFGALGFAFAPWLGLIVLMIASGFLGTLAGSRLLGRMDENSFKTGFRWVMTALALNLLFQAVRGWLG